One window from the genome of Sesamum indicum cultivar Zhongzhi No. 13 linkage group LG15, S_indicum_v1.0, whole genome shotgun sequence encodes:
- the LOC105178432 gene encoding uncharacterized protein LOC105178432 → MTSLSSEIPEVPFTTSGVGSEHPTMRMSTVESQGMIMVSAPFSGGNWLSWSRSVRMALESKDKLGFIDGSALRPAIGTPQYKQWRITDCTVRTWILNTISKDLVNAYLYANSSRDLWMELEARYGECDGTLLYKLQREISSISQGNMSVTVYYTKLKQLWDELVCLMPPAICSCGLCVCGCNKTKAEQNDASQLIQFLMGLNDSYDTIRSQILVLEPLPLVNKAYSMVLRVERQRMVNSEYSDAGEASAMKAYEYKHNSSLKNFARNGKGPLDKRRLFCEHCNRNGHSKESCFKHHGFPDWYKELRDQRKKQSSNGRAYAW, encoded by the coding sequence ATGACGAGTTTATCATCTGAAATACCCGAGGTGCCTTTCACAACATCTGGTGTTGGAAGCGAGCATCCGACGATGAGAATGTCGACCGTGGAATCACAAGGTATGATCATGGTTTCTGCTCCCTTCAGTGGCGGTAATTGGTTGTCATGGAGTCGATCCGTGCGTATGGCGTTGGAAAGCAAGGATAAGTTGGGTTTCATTGACGGCTCGGCTCTAAGACCTGCAATTGGAACTCCACAGTACAAGCAATGGAGAATCACGGATTGTACAGTGAGAACTTGGATTTTGAACACTATCTCCAAGGATCTAGTGAATGCATACCTGTACGCGAATTCATCTAGAGACTTGTGGATGGAACTTGAAGCACGTTATGGCGAATGTGACGGAACGTTGCTTTACAAGTTACAACGAGAAATCAGCTCAATTTCACAAGGAAACATGAGCGTGACTGTATATTACACGAAACTAAAACAACTATGGGATGAACTCGTTTGTTTGATGCCTCCGGCTATCTGTTCCTGTGGCCTGTGTGTTTGTGGCTGTAACAAAACTAAGGCAGAGCAAAATGATGCAAGTCAATTGATACAGTTCCTTATGGGACTAAACGATTCATACGATACTATACGTAGTCAGATTTTAGTACTTGAACCGCTTCCGCTTGTTAACAAAGCTTATTCCATGGTATTGCGGGTGGAGAGACAACGAATGGTGAACTCGGAATACTCAGATGCAGGTGAGGCCTCTGCTATGAAAGCATATGAATATAAACATAACAGTAGTCTAAAGAACTTTGCTAGAAATGGTAAGGGACCATTGGATAAGCGACGTCTCTTTTGTGAACACTGCAACCGAAATGGACATAGTAAGGAATCCTGCTTTAAGCATCACGGTTTTCCGGATTGGTACAAAGAATTACGTGATCAGAGGAAGAAACAGAGCAGCAATGGGCGAGCTTATGCCTGGTAG